A stretch of DNA from Chitinivibrionales bacterium:
CTTGGTGAGGGTGGGGGTGGCTGCTGCTCTTTTTTATCTTGCTGCTGTTGCTGTTCTTTCTGTTGGTCCTGTTTTTCCTGCTGCTTGTTTTTTTGATCCTGCTGTTCTTTCTTGTCGTCTTTATTCTTGTTTTTCTGATCCTGTTTGTTTTGTTTGTTTTGCTTATCCTGATCCTTGTTTTTATCCTGTTTATTCTGATCTTTTTGCTGTTGCTTTTCCAACTGCTTGATCATTTCTTGTGTCAATTGGAGATTCCATTTGGCATCCTGATCGTTGGGATCGATGTCGAGAGTCTTTATGTAGTTTTCGAGTGCCAGCTTGAATTTTTCGCTTGCCTGAGGTTGCCCCCTTTGCATAAGCTGTTGGCCCTGTCGATAGAGTATGTTGCCGAGGTTATAATGAAGATCGGCCCGCGCTTCAACATCTTCCTGCGAAAGGGCAGACATATAATCTTCTTCAGCCTGATCGAATTTTTTGAGCTTATAACTGGCCGAACCCCTGTTCATTTTTAATGCAGGATTACCGGGCGCTTCAAGGAGTGCATCTTCATACAACCTGAGCGCTTCTTCGTATTTCCCCTCTTTGTAGAGCTTATTCGCTTTCCTGTTTTTCCTGTACACGTCATCGGCCCGGAGGGAGACCGCAAAAAAAGAAAGCAGAATTAATAAAGAAATTATTTTCATAGCAAATTAAAACCGGTTAAAGGATATCGTGTTTTTTAATACCTTCCATGCCACTCGCCTTTTTTTCTCACCCGTTCGGGAATGAAGAATTCGACACATAAAAAGAGAAGGGCTATAAACAGAAGCCACTGGTACCGTTCTTCGTAAATAGTCATTTTATTCATTCCCAGATCCTTTTTTTCCATTTTCATTATTTCTTCGTAAATGACCTCAAGATCCAGGTTCGTTCCGGCATGGAAGTATTTGCC
This window harbors:
- a CDS encoding tetratricopeptide repeat protein produces the protein MKIISLLILLSFFAVSLRADDVYRKNRKANKLYKEGKYEEALRLYEDALLEAPGNPALKMNRGSASYKLKKFDQAEEDYMSALSQEDVEARADLHYNLGNILYRQGQQLMQRGQPQASEKFKLALENYIKTLDIDPNDQDAKWNLQLTQEMIKQLEKQQQKDQNKQDKNKDQDKQNKQNKQDQKNKNKDDKKEQQDQKNKQQEKQDQQKEQQQQQDKKEQQPPPPSP